The following proteins are co-located in the Methylocystis sp. ATCC 49242 genome:
- a CDS encoding LPD7 domain-containing protein, with protein MSLEEAANRHFAKQPSNANRPKPENFNPALEIAKTWRPAMRSSSPRDFAHVILSAKPGTDKEAFMDAARATLAREFTGHEYVFVMHTNRQHIHVHAAVRLTSATGEKLHPGIQDFNRWRQRLAEEARKRQIPMEAIRRFDQAHAPSYRLKDVKMVERGIAPESVRRRVERVQNREIHRPTREEGRRRAAEAASEWKSLAARRAAVLPPLATGALRLFRAEAANDGSHRAPLFSIDRALAEFSAAKSGPMRLVYLDVPAKRIFELRPSRELPARVFVVPPALNALRKPVDWIDEGAVLPFQRRVDAALTPRAQEQPIVSKEDKAMRTAETMEAARRNMADAMDRLGGYLPEGAVKDDLMRRSRDILARAEGATKEQERLDRNPGQIVGDRFVEPEPRNVGALFTNEKKGTEIHYNRHDRETGAFQTLAFIDSGKQLDIRDWGNGESVNAALKLASQKWGTLSVSGSDEYKETVARLAAENGYEITNPELQDRIRELRAEIEARRATVTEGNERPGTKEKDTPVEPVAPASAYRQSPDQPALNTTPAERAIELNSIRVRVDSEAEREAHQAADAEEAHETNAATGSEGRPYRAPEEARAAREAERAMDNSPAREIPADPAQSEAIQALRFEQRRVLDQANRDEQRRIDAENAERFRQQERRQGRDEAEGESM; from the coding sequence ATGAGTCTGGAAGAAGCCGCCAATCGCCACTTTGCAAAACAGCCGAGCAACGCGAACCGCCCGAAGCCTGAGAATTTTAACCCGGCGCTGGAGATCGCCAAGACCTGGCGCCCCGCCATGAGATCGAGCAGCCCGCGGGATTTCGCGCATGTGATCTTGAGCGCGAAGCCGGGAACCGACAAGGAGGCCTTCATGGATGCCGCGCGCGCCACCCTCGCGCGCGAGTTCACGGGCCACGAGTATGTTTTCGTGATGCACACGAACAGGCAGCACATTCATGTCCATGCTGCCGTGAGGCTAACGAGCGCCACGGGCGAAAAGCTGCATCCTGGAATTCAGGATTTCAACCGATGGCGGCAAAGGCTCGCCGAGGAAGCGCGCAAACGTCAGATCCCCATGGAGGCTATTCGTCGCTTCGATCAGGCTCACGCGCCTTCCTATCGGCTCAAGGACGTGAAAATGGTCGAGCGCGGTATTGCGCCGGAAAGCGTCCGGCGGCGCGTTGAGCGGGTGCAGAACCGTGAAATTCACCGACCCACGCGCGAGGAGGGTCGTCGCCGCGCCGCCGAGGCGGCCTCTGAATGGAAATCATTGGCCGCGCGCCGTGCGGCTGTTCTTCCGCCGCTCGCCACAGGCGCACTGCGGCTCTTTCGCGCCGAGGCGGCGAATGATGGTTCTCACCGCGCGCCCCTCTTTTCCATCGATCGTGCGCTTGCCGAGTTCTCTGCCGCGAAAAGTGGCCCGATGCGGCTCGTCTATTTGGATGTTCCCGCTAAGCGAATTTTCGAGCTGCGCCCGTCGCGCGAGCTACCGGCGCGAGTCTTCGTCGTGCCCCCTGCCCTCAACGCGCTCCGCAAGCCCGTCGACTGGATCGACGAAGGCGCCGTTTTGCCTTTCCAACGGCGCGTCGACGCCGCGCTGACGCCGCGAGCGCAAGAACAGCCTATTGTTTCCAAGGAGGATAAAGCCATGCGAACAGCCGAAACGATGGAGGCCGCCCGACGCAATATGGCTGACGCCATGGACCGTCTAGGCGGCTACCTGCCCGAGGGCGCCGTCAAGGATGATCTGATGCGGCGGTCGCGCGACATTCTTGCTCGCGCCGAAGGGGCAACCAAAGAGCAAGAGCGGCTCGACCGTAATCCAGGGCAGATCGTGGGCGACCGTTTCGTGGAGCCCGAGCCACGAAACGTCGGCGCTCTGTTCACTAATGAGAAGAAGGGGACGGAGATCCACTACAACCGCCATGATCGAGAGACTGGCGCGTTCCAGACTCTTGCTTTCATAGACAGCGGCAAACAGCTCGACATTCGCGATTGGGGCAACGGGGAGAGCGTCAATGCGGCTCTGAAGCTCGCCTCTCAAAAATGGGGAACGCTGAGCGTCAGCGGAAGCGACGAATATAAAGAAACCGTCGCCAGACTTGCGGCGGAGAATGGCTATGAGATCACGAACCCGGAATTGCAGGACCGCATTCGCGAACTGCGCGCCGAGATCGAAGCTCGGCGCGCGACCGTGACAGAAGGAAACGAGCGGCCCGGGACGAAAGAAAAGGATACACCGGTGGAACCCGTCGCGCCCGCTTCGGCATACCGTCAAAGCCCCGATCAACCGGCCCTCAACACGACGCCAGCCGAGCGTGCGATCGAGCTTAACAGCATCCGCGTACGCGTTGACTCCGAGGCGGAGCGCGAAGCCCACCAAGCTGCAGACGCCGAGGAAGCTCACGAAACCAACGCCGCTACCGGCAGCGAAGGCAGACCATACCGCGCCCCAGAGGAGGCCCGAGCGGCCCGAGAGGCGGAACGGGCCATGGACAACAGTCCAGCCCGCGAAATTCCAGCGGATCCCGCGCAAAGCGAGGCCATTCAGGCCCTTCGGTTTGAGCAAAGACGCGTGCTCGATCAAGCTAACCGCGACGAGCAAAGACGGATAGACGCGGAGAATGCCGAACGCTTCCGCCAACAAGAGCGCCGTCAGGGTCGAGATGAAGCCGAAGGCGAGTCGATGTAG